Proteins from a genomic interval of Salinarchaeum sp. Harcht-Bsk1:
- a CDS encoding winged helix-turn-helix domain-containing protein, whose translation MSEECDETEILALLDDEYARAILGETSAQPMSATELSDRCDASRSTIYRRIDRLTDCNLLEERMRYDPDGHHRSVYASRLEEVRVTFEEAEPVLAIERTETADEDVADRFTRMWEGL comes from the coding sequence GTGAGCGAGGAGTGTGACGAGACGGAGATTCTCGCCCTCCTCGACGACGAGTATGCACGGGCGATTCTGGGGGAAACGAGTGCCCAACCCATGTCAGCTACCGAACTTAGCGACCGATGCGATGCGTCCCGGTCGACGATCTACCGGCGAATCGACCGTCTCACGGACTGCAATCTGCTCGAAGAGCGAATGCGCTACGATCCGGACGGCCACCACCGGAGCGTCTACGCTTCGCGGCTCGAGGAAGTTCGCGTTACCTTCGAGGAGGCCGAACCAGTCCTTGCGATCGAACGAACCGAAACGGCCGACGAAGACGTGGCCGACCGCTTCACACGGATGTGGGAGGGCCTATGA